The Glycine soja cultivar W05 chromosome 4, ASM419377v2, whole genome shotgun sequence genomic sequence tgtgcaGCCAAAGCCAAAGTTCAGCGGACTAAAGCTTTTCTACGAGTTTTAAAGTATTCCAACGGAGGAGTTCTTGAGGTAATTAATGTCCTCCACTGGAGGTTTTGGCATATTTCTATTggctataaaataaaatttattgtgtTGCTGCAGCCTGCTAAGTTATACAAGCTGAAGCACCTCTCAAAAATGGAAGTTGCAACAAATGATCCCAGTGGATGTACATTTACACTGGTAAGTTTCTGGAACAGAAGCAAATCAAGATTCAACCATTTCCTGCTATGTAGCTTGTTTCTATTTGCTGATGAATATGTATCTTATAGGGGTTTGATAACCTTAGAAGCCAGAGTGTGGCTCCTCCACAGTGGACAATGCGCAATGTCGATGACAGGTTATACCATTAAAATGTATAATCTAAGCATGTAGAGTTTAATCCTTTATGGTTTTATGTTATGTAACGAAAGTGGAGTTTGGCTCACTGCATCGTCTATTACTTCTCTTGTAGAAATCGCCTCCTGTTTGGTATCTTAAATATCTGCAAAGATATCCTTGGTCGCCTGCCTAAGGTTGTTGGTATTGATGTTGTGGAGATGGCTCTTTGGGCTAAGGTGCATAATGCTCTTCTAATCACTTAATTTTGAAGTTGCTTTACCGCCTTTACAATCAAGCTGCAATCATCATTctgtaatagataattttttttttgctttacatGTTTAACTAATAATTACTCTGTATTTATCACTACGGATAGAGTGTGACTACTGACTAATCTCATTAGTGATCTTCAAGTCCTTGATTTCAAGTTGAGGATGTTAAACTTTGATAAAACTGATTGCTGTTAATTACTATAGACTGTTGGTTCcctgtttatttattttcaccaATGTGAAATAGGAAAATACACCCGCAGTTTCCACTCAAAATAACCAACAAGATGGCACTTCTGTTGAATCTACTGCGGCTGAAACAGAATTGAAAGTCTATGTTGAAAAGGAACTTGTCTCCCAGGCAGAGGAAGAGGACATGGAGGCTCTTCTTGGAACGTAGGTGCTATCATTTTCTCTTAAATTGTATTGAGGTTAAATATTTGTGATGAGTAAGAATATAATTCATGTCTTCTGTCTGCAAAGGGTTATTGCAATCTAATAGAAAGTCCTGTTTCTTCCCTTACAAACTTTCTGTCCATACTTTGTGATTAATATTGATACACGGGAATCATAAGTTAATTAGCAGTACCAACAAGTGTGGCTTAATTGGAAAACTGAGCTCTGTATCACACTTTACCTGCAGTGCAGGGTTTCAAAATCCACTAGAAGAACTTTTTGGCTAGAACTAAGTCAACACCCAGGCGGGATTAGTTTCATAAATGATAGAATTTGAGAGAAAATGTAAAACCAATTTAATCATTGATCAGAATGATTAAGCCAAGTCTTACAATTCTGAACCTTCTCTCTATATAGAGAAGTCTGCAACTTAACTATAGTCCAACTGTAAACTAACTAAATCAGTTACTAACTAACTACAGTTAGTAACTGTCTAACAGAAAACTAGTTAGAAGAAAAATAACTCTCTTGGAGTAAGAATACtctaataataaacaaaaggtTGTGACAATACTCGTGATGTTTGCCCCCCAAAAAAGCACCAAGTACTGAACATGACTGTGTTAAAAagttcaaatgaaaatatttatttacttgtGTTAGTCGGATACAAAGATAATTCAGCTATTCTTTAATGAAAAATGCTTTTGttaaatgatattttcttttacaataCAAGTATGCATAATTAAATTGTTGTAGAAGGATGGACCTACTTGTGTCAATGTGAGGGCACATGTTCCtacttatttcaaatttttaaaatattgttagtgttaaatttttatttttgcctcATTATTTTAACATTGCCCCCATCATGTTATTCTTTATCATACTTTTTTTCTAATGTGAAGTATGAGATGCTATCTTATCCTCACTATCCAAAATTTCTGTTTACGTCACTTTCTGGTTTTTGAATGTGCAGTTATATCATGGGTATTGGTGAAGCCGAGGCATTTTCTGAAAGGTTAAAAAGAGAGCTCCAGGCTCTGGAAGCAGCAAATGTGCATGCCATTTTAGAAAGTGAACCTCTGATAGATGAGGTATAACTGTTCTTTGAGttgatttcctttcttttgcTGGTATTACCTTACTGTTTATTTGTGTTACTGTAAACAGGCCCCTTGATTCATGTATTTCATTGTGGCTTAATTTTCTTCCCCTAAATTATAGACTGAACAAACCATTTATGTTTCTTGAGCTGTGATTACAATTATTTGAGCGTCAATACACTTTTGTTACCTTCTTTATCAGATAAACCATTTTGCTTGATTTTATCACCCTCTTAAAACTTCAAAACCTCATGTTGATATTTTAAGCTATTGTTTTATCTCATTATTGTCAATTCAACCATTAGAGTTGTTGTGATAAAAGGAAACATCACTTCACTTTACAAATCATTGTGTTTCTCGtcattagttatttaaaattattttaacatgtttttatgAAGTGGTTCATACTAATAATCTGTGCCTGGCAGGTGTTGCAAGGGCTTGAAGCAGCATCAAATTGCGTGGAAGACATGGATGAATGGTTAGGCATGTTCAATGTAAAGCTTCGACACATGAGGGAAGATATTGAATCAGTAAGTGCTTGTAGAGTTCAAGTTTGGAGCATAATTTGCTTTGCAATTTACTTTGTGGTATTTATAGCAGTGTTTACTGGAACCCTAGTtcattaagtttatttttcagTTCATTGGCTAAAGCAAAGTACTGCATTTGCATTAGTCTTTTTTTAATAGTCCAacttctgtttttctttttctccctgTTATGGCATTGTAACTCAAAacagttttttatttgttatgttatATTAATAGCTtatattatctatttatttatttttctttcctaaatCAATACAAAGAGTGATGTGAAAATGAAAGAGATAAGTAGAAGGAGAAGCTGGCTTCTATTTGGTGCAAAACTAGTGGTCTTTTTTCTGGGGGTTTCTCTTAGAAACACGCTGAGAGACTGGGTAGCTTTGCTTCattgatattttctttgtttgtatGGAGGACCCCTCATCCTCCTGACCCTTTATTATCATCTTCACTTTCACTTAATTCAttccaatgaacttttcttattTTGTCTCGATTCTTTTGTGGTATCCAGATTGAAACCCGCAATAACAAGTTGGAAATGCAAAATGTGAATAACAGAACTCTTATTCAAGAGCTTGATAAGCTTCTTGAGCAATTGAGTATCCCTTCTGAGGTATGGCTTCAAGTGGTGAATTCAGATAGTTTGAGTTTGATGAACTTTCAATAGCTTGGTATTTACTTTAATGGTGTTTCATTGGGCGTAGTATTCAGCATGTTTGACAGGAGATTCATTTGATGAAGCACAAATGCTGCAAAATATGGAAGCATGTGAGTGGTTGACAACTGCCATGCGTGGTCTTGAAGTGCCTAACATAGATCCTACTTATGCAAAAATGAGAGCAGTATGGTTTGCCTTACTTTTCAAGCTGTTAAGCAAATTGTTGATAATTTAGGAAACGTCAGTTCATGGTACAAGCCtgcttgtttttgttaattttaaataaagaaaatagattTCGGGTGCAATTATGAGTTGCATTTATTAGTTGCTTCCGTTTTGATTGGTTTGAGAAGCTGCTTATATTCAACATTATGAATTTGGGGCATCACTAAGCAAATTAATATTCTTGGTCACGGCCAGTATGGATAACATGTATAGGACCTAAAAGTCATTTGTTTTAATGGTGGTTTCTGGTCTTCCTACAGGTTAAAGAGAAGCGAGGAGAACTTCAAATAATAAAGTCTGTTTTTGTTGGGAAGGCTTCTGAATACTTGAGAAGTTACTTCGCTAGTTTTGTGGATTTCatgttaaatgataaaaattacttttctcaGGTATTCTCTGcataaatttatgaattataAACTTTTAAAGTGTTAGAAATTAGAATCATTCATTTTCACTTTGGTTGCTTACTCTAAACAGCGGGGACAGTTGAAAAGGCCAGATCATGCTGATTTGAGGTACAAGTGCAGGACATATGCACGCCTTCTGAAGCATTTAAAGGTTTAATTATGGATGATTTACAATTTCTGCTTCGAGTTCAgttttgtgcatatatatatatatattgagttAATTTCTTTGTGTCCTCCCTTAATTATCTTCCTCTAAACTTGCAGATTCTTGATAAGAATTGCTTGGGTCCACTGAGAAAAGCTTATTGCAGTTCTCTAAACTTGCTTCTTCGCAGGGAGGTAAGAGATTACAACCTATTCACCCACTGTAttggtattattttttttatttcttggtcATTTGGTGGTAAAATTCTTGTTATTACTTTAGCTTTTTATGAACTGAGAAGTGGCCATTATAGTTGAAATAAGGGGAAAACTGAATTATAtttcttgattaaaaaaatacaagcactaatgtgattaaaaaaatataagcaataaaaacatgatttgaaaatacaGGAAATAAGTTTATCATAATAATTACAGGGATAATTactgatattattttatctgaAAATAATGCTAATTTACACATTTACAACACTACCCTTCAATATCAATCATTCTCAGCTTGCAAGTAAGATCTCAGGACGGCTTTGTGGGAAGCCCCTTGATGAGTAAATCTGCCAATTGAACTCTTGAAGGAATGTAGGTTGTAGTTATTAGAACACAGATTAATTTCTCCTGGATGAAGTATTGGTCTATCTTTAGTTTCCCATTTTTGGGATCTCCTCATTACTTCCAATATTGTGATTCTGCTCGATGGGTATTTCAGATGTTTTACAACCCAATTTACTAATCTCTTTGAGAAGGTCAAGAACCTTCTTTGGGTGATGAAGATAACTTCTTTGAATAGGAAACCATGCACATTATTCCAAGAACGTTCTGACTCCCTGACTGTTTTCTGTAATTAGGTTTGATTGTGTAATTAGTTTGGTTTCCTGTATAGCTAGTAATGATTTTATTTCctgtataattattttgtttgttttttagtttaGCCTATTTTAGATAATTCATTGGATTTTAAACCGTgcattttgattaaattatttttatataaaaatacatgtacattaataaaataagtttttgaaatatttagtagcatattaaatttaaatataataatgttgaggaagataattaattatatttttaattgagatgtttccttaaaaaaatataaagtctatcaaaatttgtttttatttcttctcgCTTCAAGTAAGTAATAATAGTGATGTAATATCTAtgtgaaatataaaattaaaaaaatataataaatatatatttataacaatttaaatttgagtattcattattcattacttttaattattattgtttgcaaaatatattttaataactagACTTAAAATATGACCAGTAATATTTACTTCCTGCGGGAAAggatcatcttttttttttttttgtttgtttggagATCCTGCATTGACCAGACCAAAGTTGTCTATATAAGTGGGTGATATCCATAATTCTAAGGCTTTTGTTGAATCAGTTCTAGctaactaaattattttcttaatcgcTATCTTCTCTCCGTACATCTCAACAACTAACTCAAAGACATCAATAAAGAACAAGATCATTTTACGTTATTACTTAACTACTTGGAGAGATATGATTTACATAACTTTAAATATGTTGgagtaattttgaaaataattaaataacatatcCTTGAACTTGATAATACTTCttctttattatgatttttttggtcTTCGCTTAACGGATGTTATGACCTGCTACGATTGACAAgtgaaattttgttaatattattattaggtttaattattcatttaatttctataatttttaaacttattttttagccTCTATAGTTAATAAGAGAATGTTTTAGTctctttaataaataaattttttagcctaagtttataatttaattcttaaaaaaattttgtCGTTAAATCTTTTTAACTCTATTAAGGAttttttgagaattaaaatgtaaattttaaaaataaaaaatgcacttattaattataaaaattaaaagggataagtttaaaaattataaaaactaaatgtgTAATTaaaccttattattattattattattattattattattattattatttgggttCTTGTTCATATATTCTTGTTTGTTATGCTTTGGTAAAATAGTGTGCATATGGAGTCTAAAGTTTTAGGAATCCCTTTACAGGCCCGCGAGTTTGCTAATGAACTTCGTGCTAGTGCTAAAACTTCCAAAACCCCAACTGTTTGGGAAGGCTTCATGGGTTCTGGTCAAAATGTAAATTCTGCTGACACTGCAGCAGTTTCTGAAGCGTATGCAAAGATACTCACAATTTTTATCCCACTTCTGGTGGATGAGGTGAAAGTTCTTGATATTCTCAGTCCCGGaacttgttaatatttaatgtttcaAATGTGTAACTATTCATGGCCTATGTTTCAGAGCTCATTTTTTGCACACTTCATGTGCTTTGAAGTTCCCTCACTTGTTGATGGTAATAAAACTGGACACAATGAccagaaaaatgatgatgatttgGGAATTATGGACATTGATGAGAATGACAGTAAATCTGGTACATGTATCACTTTcaagaaatattctttttttacttttaactttatatttaaactcctatggttttatttttttatggtgagATCAATTGTTCCATAATTTGAGCATTTCTTCATCTTTACAGGTAAAAATTCTGTGGATTTTGCAGCTTTAAATGAATCACTTCAGGATTTGCTTGATGGAATTCAAGTATGCATATAGTAAACTCTATATCTCTTATAATGAAATTTTTAGCTTAtgatattttttgaaatgaatTGATCTAGGTCCTCTCATGTTGTCGCCTTAGTTGTGGTTACTCGTAGCCCACCTTAAGTGTGGCAGGTAGCCATATGCATAAAGAAATGTGTTGGAGATCTCACATCAACTAGTGATATGACCAATATAAGTGGGAAACAACACTCACCTTAAAAGTCAATTTTGTAGGTTTGAGTTAGGCCTAATCTtatattctaagatggtattAGAATATATCCTAAATTCATTGGTGGGAGACCTGCATTTGCCACGCTCCTGGAGGGTAGCCTTGAgtgtgaggatgagggagagtGCTGAAAAGCCTCCTTATCTTAAGTTGTGGCGAATAGCCATGGTCATAAAGGAGATGTGTTGGAGATTCCACATTGACTAGTTAATGGCCAAAATAGAGTATACAAGTGGGGTGTAACTCTCACTTACAAGTCAATTTTGTAGAGTTGGATTAAGCCCAAACTCATATTGCAAGATGTTCTTTTGTAATGAAAATTTAACTGTCTTGTTCTGTATGTTGTTTCTCTCTTAGCATAGTTGTTAATATCATGCCAGAGGATCCAAATTAAAGATAAAGTGGTAGAGCTTTTATGAATTCTCCGTAGCAATAGAGTATTGAGGGTTAGtcattttagtccttgaaagaaagaaattgcTCTCAAGgttattgaatatttaataaTCCTTGTGATAAGTGACGTGAGTTAACACTAATCGAAATGCTGCTTGTGGGCTGTGGCACTGAAACATAAGATGTATGGAGGAAAATGGATGGTAGAAGAAGATGACTATCTTTCAAGGACCTAAAAGATGTCACATGTGCATCTTGTGTGACACTTAATGTACCGCATCAGCATTTTTGTTAGCGTTAACTGACATCAGTTAACATAGGGACTAAAATGACCGATGGATGGAAGACTAAACGATCTCAGGAgcacttattttctttcagGACAAAAATGTTTAACGCCCAATTTTTCAGGGACCAAAACAATGATTCACTCGCAGCATTGTATATTTTATCTCATGTAAGCTGAACATAGCATAATCATGTTATGGTCTAGCAATGATAAACATATTTTTCCTTATAATTTGACAATTTGTAACGAGTTTCCAGATGGATTTTGGTATGTTAATAGATTTGCTGCTATAAAGTTGCTTTATAATTTCTCTGATTTCAGGAAGACTTCGCTGCTGTTGTGGATTGGGCACACAAAATTGATCCTTTATGCTGCATATCAATGCATGGAACTACAGAACGCTATCTCTCTGGTCAGAAAGCTGATGCAGCAGGATTTGTACGCATTTTGCTTGGTGATCTAGAGTCTCGCATATCTATGCAGTTCAGCCGTGTATGTGActagttttataaataattccCACTTGCATTTAGAAGATTGAGATGCTAACCCAATTCATATAATTGGATATCTTTTTTCAGTTTGTGGATGAAGCTTGCCATCAGATTGAAAGAAGTGAGCGCAATGCTCGCCAAACGGGTGTCCTACCGTACATTCCTAGGTAAGATGATCCTTGGAGTTTACTTTTTGCGTCTTTTCTCCAAAGAAAATCGGGATTTTTTTCCCCCAGAATGAAAGCTTTATCTGCTGGTCCATCATTTTTTCATGTTCATTAGGGTTTTAATTAGTTGCAGTTTTATATTATCTTGATGAGGGTTGTATATCCCGATCTAcggaaattatttatttttcttttattccatgttagaatatattattagtaGTATAACTGTCACTGTCAGATAGTTGTATTCTGTTACAATTCAATTATATTCAGATTTGTGTAGCACTCTTGAGCTGTAAATCGGTTAGCTGATCTAACTAACTTCAGCAGTCTTTAAATAGGGATCCTCAGTACGTTTCagatatactaaaaaaaaaattctcagtttctctcttttctctctctcacgtACCTTTCTAAGATTCCATTTTTAGGAAATTATTTATATTCCATTTATTCCACTAAGGTCCACAATGGTTTTCTATGGAATTGTGGatctttttattagtttttatttgtgGTGTACAATTCTGGGGAATGTGTGTAGTGGTTATAATATCTACAATAAACAAAAAGGTATAGTATTTTTTAGTTGGGCATTTCCTAGAAAAGATCATGTACATTTTCCACTCTTTTGAGCCAGCTATACAGACTTCAGATTGTTGAAGATCTCTTATCGACTAGtaatgaaatcaaaataatatatataagtggggaCAATCCTTATCTTACAAGTCGGTTTTATAAGATTTAGTTAGATTCATAACTCAATTTCTAAAACAGATCACGGAAAGACCTATAATTTAATCTCTCTAAATGTAATGAAAGGATCTTAACACCATTGTGTAATGTTATTAAGGATTGCCACGGTGAATTGGTATTGTTTGCTAGCCAGTTTTTATGAACCACATTAAGTTGAGTTAGGTTCCTTTGGGTTCTGTAAATTGCATGATGTTTCAATGAAATTACTTGAGCTTTTAAGGACAAAATTTGAAGATGTAAAAGTGGCTCCTATTCTATTTGGTGTCCGTTTTTATGCACAACAGTTAAATGACAGAGCCACCTCACTATTTAGTTTCCAGTCTGTATATAATATCTTAAGTTTATCTTCATATCTGGTGTTCAGTAATGCCTTGATTGTTTGCATATAGATTTGCATCCCTTGCAACACGGATGGAGCAGTATGTTGCAGGACAGTCGAGGGATTTGGTTGACCAAGCATACACAAAATTTGTAAGTGGCTCCTTTTTAGAACTGTTTTGTTTTGTGACGTCTCATCCCATATTTGTGTGACTGTCTCTAAATGCATACTACTTGtaaaacatcatttttcaaGGCTGTGTGTAGCAATTAACATCTCTGTCCTTCGAAGTCTCCTTGTGTTGCTTCATTTGAGCTATGGTTGGATTAGTTCTCAATGGTGGAACATCCTTGCCTTGATCTACATACTCCCATTCCCATAAGCCAAAGGACTTCAAGCATGATCTGATTTTAACAACCTATATGTGATAATTTTCCCCAGAATATTGAGGAACAGGAAAGGCATTGCTTCTTGAAGCCACAGCCTATAAGAACACAGATCCAGATACCACTGTTAAAGGAACACAGCCTAAACCATAATTAGAGActcatgacaatgagaaaagcatgaaaagagACAGCAATTTTCGTTTCTGCTGCTAAAACCATAGTGTACAATCATTCATACCTACTCAACAAAAGGAAATCACAGCCATACATGTTGTCAGCAAAAGGAAATGTACCCACAGTCAGTAGGTGTACAAATTTCCAGAATAAAGTCATACCTACTCAACAAAACATTACCAACTAAAGTAAGCAAACATATTACATCAGTATAGAAGTATTTTAGAAAAGTTTTACAGGTTTAACATTACCTATTCCCTGGCTTGACAGCCAATAGACAATGATACATCCCTAGTGAATGAAGAATTGAGTCTTAAGTCATCAGCACTTTGTTGATAGATAGTGATACTACAGGTGATTTCAATTGTTTACTGCCTAGCCCTATTGTATGCATTCCAAGTACTATTAAATTGCCTTTTTcatatttcatcttttttctgtCACTTTTTCCTGGCATATTGTTTATTGGTGGGATTATTGCTTGACAGGTTAGCATAATGTTTGTAACTTTGGAAAAAAATGCACAAACAGATCCCAAGTATGCAGACATTTTTCTTATTGAAAACTATGCCGCATTTCAGAATAGGTAATGTTTACGCATCACCCTGCCAAATGGAGGCTCGAGGCTGTTTcaattcttccattttttttaggtAATTCTTTATACAGAGACAAAGATATTTTTCACttattattttgttctttttgctCAGTTTGTATGACCTTGCAAATGTCGTTCCCACTTTGGCGAAGTTTTATCATCAGGCTAGTGAAGCCTACGAGCAAGCTTGCACACGCCATATTAGTGTGATTATCTACTATGTaagtattttattctctattttatgtctttttgccAACCATACTTGAATTTATAGCCTGTAAGACGTAACTCATTATCTTTCTCTGCCTTGGAAAGCAATTTGAACGCCTTTTCCAGTTTGCTCGAAAGATTGAGGACTTGATATTGAATAATGTTGCACCTGAAGAGGTTTGTTTCTGTATAATTCAGTTTGTTAATCTTCATATACACTCATGCTGTacagcatctcaatatatttggatttattttatcaaacaatTGATTGCAACGTTTCTCCTACATTGATTGAACTAAACATTGTAGATCTAGTTTAAAATTCCATTCTAGGcatcatgtataataaattatgagaaACTAAATAGATTGTTATACTAATATTTGGGATTTCCCTCCCCAGTATTAACAATGAAAAACAGACTTAATTATCAAAATGTATATACTTGTATTGCGGTATTCATTTTGATTCATGTAAACATAGAACATTAATGTAAAGacctaaaattatttaaatcatatttGAGATCAATTAAATGTTACAAGATAAAGTAGTGTTGATTAACAATATTATCTATCAAGAGTAAATTGTtagcattattttattatataatattgataattttgtaGTTAAGATTGACTTGTGgtgaaagaaggaagaagagaaagatcATGGGTTGAAATTCTCtcattaacaaaaactaacatacTAACGACTaacatgtgataaaaaaaagaaagttaaaaaatgaaaattattaagtTAAATTTGGTTATGAACATAAATTTTGCGTAAGGCCTGGAATTTCTAAGCATAGCCATGAGGATTACTCAAAATTTTAAGGACTATTTTTCCCTTATAAGTAACTAATTTGGGAcgttttaaaattgttttcaaacaGTACTAAAAGATTGATTTGTGCTTTTGCATGTCACAATTGTCTAATATTCTACATCAA encodes the following:
- the LOC114408665 gene encoding exocyst complex component SEC3A-like, with the protein product MAKSSADDAELRRACEHAIEGTKHKVVLSIRTVKTHGTWGKTAKLGRQMAKPRVLALCTKAKVQRTKAFLRVLKYSNGGVLEPAKLYKLKHLSKMEVATNDPSGCTFTLGFDNLRSQSVAPPQWTMRNVDDRNRLLFGILNICKDILGRLPKVVGIDVVEMALWAKENTPAVSTQNNQQDGTSVESTAAETELKVYVEKELVSQAEEEDMEALLGTYIMGIGEAEAFSERLKRELQALEAANVHAILESEPLIDEVLQGLEAASNCVEDMDEWLGMFNVKLRHMREDIESIETRNNKLEMQNVNNRTLIQELDKLLEQLSIPSEYSACLTGDSFDEAQMLQNMEACEWLTTAMRGLEVPNIDPTYAKMRAVKEKRGELQIIKSVFVGKASEYLRSYFASFVDFMLNDKNYFSQRGQLKRPDHADLRYKCRTYARLLKHLKILDKNCLGPLRKAYCSSLNLLLRREAREFANELRASAKTSKTPTVWEGFMGSGQNVNSADTAAVSEAYAKILTIFIPLLVDESSFFAHFMCFEVPSLVDGNKTGHNDQKNDDDLGIMDIDENDSKSGKNSVDFAALNESLQDLLDGIQEDFAAVVDWAHKIDPLCCISMHGTTERYLSGQKADAAGFVRILLGDLESRISMQFSRFVDEACHQIERSERNARQTGVLPYIPRFASLATRMEQYVAGQSRDLVDQAYTKFVSIMFVTLEKNAQTDPKYADIFLIENYAAFQNSLYDLANVVPTLAKFYHQASEAYEQACTRHISVIIYYQFERLFQFARKIEDLILNNVAPEEIPFQVGLSKADLRKTLKSSLSGVDKSIAAMYKKLHKNLTSEELLPSLWNKCKNDFLDKYETFVQLVARIYPAESVPSVAELRDLLASM